A genome region from Pristis pectinata isolate sPriPec2 chromosome 4, sPriPec2.1.pri, whole genome shotgun sequence includes the following:
- the LOC127569650 gene encoding toll-like receptor 8 — MAKGTLAPALTLMCFLFLLNFVVNLLAASWIPRSLPCNVRIQNNGSSIQLDCRNHHLKSVPGNIPSNTTGLNLAGNQIMNISSYSFSKLQNLIKLDLGYNCYPGSTALNPESRGMVISEGSFSSLVKLQELHLDGNHLFQIPRDLPSSLRLFSLNENKILNITNESLPNLSNIETLLLSRNCYHRNPCNVNNHVEDGALSHYTKLKTLTLDLNNLTSVPRNLPASLRSLSLSSNKIQTINNNDFSSLVNLEFLDLSGNCPRCYNAPYPCEPCPGRASIQIHPYAFQRLAELKKLILSSNCLRKLQSSWFQNCANLKVLYLRLNFLTSEIATGDFLNHLPELEELDISYNYEIKAYPKYVNLSRNFSKLVSLRQLHIEGYVFKELNERDLKPLYSLHNLTILNFGTNFIKQANLMIFKSFTALSLIYLPENRISPPSGDEDLFYGLIYKGKHFPSIESSFKDSYLQLENGNQGHESHNTNDDFIRGPTIKWPCHSYGKTLDLSSNNIFFINSKQFEGFDEVRCLNLSANTIGQALNGTEFTTLPNLKYLDLSFNRIDLAYDNAFKELKQLEVLDLSYNKHYFIVEGVTHKMGFIKNLKYLRVLNLSENAIFTLTESGLNSDSMEVLEFKGNHLDVLWKNEDHRYIRLFKNLTNLTYLDLSSNHLQSIPADVYEHLPCNLTHLSLSHNKLEEISWDKLQFLKSLLTLDLSNNELTSAPDELYKNTKSLQKLLLGKNRIHELPLSFLTTANRLKYLDLSNNKITAFNQLIFPINKKIFLEVLILKGNPFHCTCELAPFIAWINTCDLDIPQLATDVTCESPEDHQGQSIILLDQHACTMDEVEASLCLASAIIIVSTMVIMITHHLFYWDVWYFYYFCTSRLKGHGYHSLTMQNCSYDAFIAYDTSDPAVTDWVVNELLVHLEDKGERHFCLCLEERDWGLGLAIVDNLSQSIHGSKKTVFVLTRNYIKRGTFKTAFQMAHQRLLDENEDVIVLILLEPVLINSKYLRLRRRLCSSSVLQWPKNPKSESFFWQCLRNIIATDNQLRYNTIAEFT, encoded by the exons ATG GCAAAAGGAACACTGGCTCCAGCGCTGACTTTAATGTGCTTCCTCTTTCTGCTCAACTTTGTTGTAAATCTGCTCGCAGCCAGCTGGATTCCCAGATCTCTCCCTTGCAATGTGCGTATACAGAACAATGGATCCTCCATCCAATTGGACTGCAGAAACCACCATCTTAAAAGTGTCCCTGGTAACATTCCTTCAAATACGACCGGTCTAAATCTAGCAGGCAATCAGATCATGAATATTTCCAGTTACTCCTTCTCAAAGCTCCAAAATCTAATCAAACTAGATCTGGGTTATAACTGTTATCCTGGGAGCACAGCGTTGAATCCAGAGAGTAGGGGCATggtcatttcagaaggcagtttcTCCTCACTGGTAAAACTACAAGAATTGCACCTGGATGGAAATCACCTCTTCCAAATCCCGAGGGATCTGCCATCCAGTTTACGACTTTTCAGCCTCAatgaaaataagattttaaatatAACAAATGAAAGCCTACCAAACCTGTCAAACATAGAAACACTTCTCTTGTCACGGAACTGTTACCATCGCAACCCCTGCAATGTGAACAACCATGTGGAAGATGGCGCACTTTCACATTACACAAAACTGAAGACTCTCACTCTTGACTTAAATAATTTGACTTCTGTTCCTCGTAACTTGCCAGCATCTTTAagatcgctctctctctcttccaacaAGATACAAACCATAAATAACAATGATTTCAGTAGTCTGGTTAATCTGGAGTTCCTTGATTTAAGTGGAAACTGCCCCAGGTGTTACAATGCTCCGTATCCTTGTGAACCCTGCCCTGGAAGAGCTTCCATTCAGATACATCCTTATGCTTTTCAAAGACTTGCAGAATTGAAAAAGTTAATTCTTTCCAGCAACTGTCTCAGAAAATTACAAAGCAGCTGGTTTCAGAACTGTGCCAACTTAAAGGTTCTTTACCTTCGCCTTAATTTCCTTACTTCTGAAATTGCTACTGGTGATTTTTTAAACCACTTGCCTGAACTGGAAGAGCTTGATATATCATACAATTATGAAATAAAAGCTTACCCAAAATATGTCAATCTTTCAAGGAATTTTTCCAAATTAGTCTCCCTGAGGCAATTGCATATTGAGGGGTATGTTTTCAAAGAACTTAATGAAAGGGATCTTAAACCACTGTACAGTCTGCACAACCTTACTATTCTAAACTTTGGTACAAACTTCATTAAACAGGCAAACTTAATGATCTTTAAAAGTTTTACAGCACTAAGTTTAATATATCTACCAGAAAATAGGATATCACCTCCATCAGGTGATGAAGATCTTTTTTATGGCTTGATATACAAAGGTAAGCATTTTCCTTCCATAGAATCAAGTTTTAAGGATTCATATTTACAACTTGAAAATGGTAATCAGGGTCATGAATCCCACAATACTAATGATGATTTCATCCGAGGACCAACAATAAAGTGGCCTTGTCATTCTTATGGGAAGACATTGGATCTGAGTTCAAACAATATTTTCTTCATCAACTCGAAGCAATTTGAAGGCTTTGACGAAGTAAGATGCCTGAATTTGTCAGCAAATACTATTGGACAAGCTTTGAATGGTACTGAGTTTACGACCTTGCctaatttgaaatatttagatCTCTCCTTTAACAGAATTGATCTAGCTTATGATAATGCTTTTAAAGAACTGAAGCAACTAGAAGTATTGGACTTAAGTTACAACAAGCACTACTTTATTGTTGAGGGTGTCACGCACAAAATGGGCTTTATCAAAAACCTTAAATATTTGAGAGTATTAAACTTAAGTGAAAATGCCATCTTCACCTTGACAGAATCAGGGTTGAACAGTGACTCAATGGAAGTTTTAGAATTCAAGGGGAATCATCTGGATGTCTTATGGAAGAATGAAGACCACCGTTATATAAGATTGTTTAAAAATTTAACTAATTTAACATATCTTGATttatcctccaatcaccttcagtcTATTCCAGCTGATGTTTATGAACACTTACCATGTAACTTGACACATCTGTCTTTGAGTCATAACAAGCTAGAGGAAATTAGTTGGGATAAACTACAATTTTTGAAGAGTCTGCTGACTTTAGATCTCAGTAACAATGAATTAACCTCTGCCCCCGATGAACTCTATAAGAACACGAAATCTCTCCAAAAACTTTTACTTGGAAAAAATAGAATTCATGAACTTCCCTTAAGTTTTCTTACAACAGCAAATAGATTAAAATATCTTGATTTAAGTAATAACAAAATTACAGCTTTCAACCAATTAATTTTCCCTATAAACAAAAAAATTTTCCTGGAAGTACTGATTTTAAAAGGGAATccatttcattgcacttgtgaaCTTGCACCATTTATTGCATGGATTAATACATGTGACCTGGATATTCCTCAACTGGCCACTGATGTTACCTGTGAATCACCTGAAGATCATCAGGGGCAGAGTATTATTCTCCTTGATCAGCATGCATGTACAATGGATGAAGTTGAAGCTTCATTATGTTTGGCTTCTGCCATTATAATTGTTTCCACTATGGTTATAATGATTACCCATCATCTGTTTTACTGGGATGTATGGTACTTTTATTACTTCTGCACCTCTCGATTAAAAGGGCATGGCTATCATTCTCTTACAATGCAGAACTGTTCCTATGATGCATTTATTGCTTATGACACTTCTGATCCGGCTGTGACAGATTGGGTTGTCAATGAACTATTAGTTCACTTAGAAGATAAGGGAGAAAGGCACTTCTGTTTATGTTTGGAAGAGAGAGATTGGGGCCTCGGCTTGGCTATTGTTGACAATCTTTCTCAAAGTATACATGGGAGCAAAAAGACTGTATTTGTGCTCACAAGAAATTACATCAAGAGGGGAACTTTCAAAACAGCCTTCCAAATGGCTCACCAAAGACTACTGGATGAAAACgaagatgtgattgtactgaTCCTGTTAGAGCCTGTTTTAATAAATTCAAAGTATCTGAGACTGCGGAGAAGATTATGTAGCAGCTCTGTGCTGCAATGGCCTAAAAACCCTAAAAGTGAAAGTTTTTTCTGGCAGTGCTTAAGAAACATAATAGCAACTGACAATCAGTTGAGATACAATACAATTGCTGAGTTCACTTAA
- the LOC127569651 gene encoding toll-like receptor 7: MDEAKENLDSEEILAYFPKGATLILGNFNIRVAVTRRSLLLLYVFFLWTPLSNLTQWFPKSLPCDVMQNGSEVLVDCSERQLDHVPTGFPSNSTNITLTINRISEVSPFSFSGLHRLTEVDLRCNCVPVRLGPKDRVCTKPPKVMTGAFSSLPALRSLYLDGNQLAGIPQGLPLALTLLSLEANSIFSLGKANLSELANLESIYLGQNCYYRNPCNTTYRIEPDTFYNLKRLAVLSLKDNNLTHVPRRLPQSLRQLLLYNNMIRQIDEQDFADLVELEILDLSGNCPRCYNAPFPCQPCPSPGHIEIPANAFDTLQKLRILRLHSNSLTSVNRSWFKYTTNLKMLDLSQNFLVKEISTASFLSYLSNLEEIDLSFNYQLKVYPKYLNLSFTFSHLQSLQSLKLRGYVFRDLKSENLKPLQGLDKLKLLDLGTNFIKVADLQLFSQLRTLQVINLSENKISPSSTKSEGGSCGPNGRSQQDLGLFYGSPDQLRYFRYDEYGRSCKSKNREYYHLSPVTQSECNRHLSTLDLSRNNIFYISPTQFENLSFVRCLNLSGNAVSQALNGSEFRSLPHLRYLDLSNNRIDLLYESAFQELRELQVLDLSNNNHYFQMEGLTHSLNFIHSLGNLSKLIMNENDIYSSADAQLNSKSLSVLEFRSNQLDYMWSDGNNMYIGFFENLSNLSRLDLSGNRLKFIPPGVFSRLPPVLKELVLSDNELRSFNWGRLYLLSRLEVLDLGNNLLSTVPRVLSNCTRTLRVFNLTRNQISKLTKDFLQGATSLQYLDLSYNKLRTFQASSFPDSAVRHLRELRLDGNQFLCTCDAAWFVWWINRTTVYIPRLATDVTCASPKAHRSHSVVTVDLHSCELDYLSISLYSFSAVTTLLLLVTSIAGHLFGWDVWYSYHFCLAKFKGYRPIPNDKTVYGAFVAYDTHDKAVADWILNELIPNLEDRGQRRFTLCLEERDWVPGKPVMDNLSLSIHQSKKTIFVLTDCYVRSGSFRNAFYMAHQRLLDEKVDVIILVFLEKVLQCSKYVRLRKRLYRDSVLNWPCNLHAQPLFWQRLRNALATDNHPQYSKLFSDII, translated from the coding sequence GTCGCAGTCACCAGAAGGTCCCTCCTGCTGCTTTACGTCTTCTTTCTGTGGACCCCGCTTTCGAATTTGACCCAGTGGTTTCCCAAAAGCCTTCCGTGCGATGTGATGCAGAACGGCTCCGAGGTCCTGGTGGACTGTAGCGAGAGGCAGCTGGACCACGTCCCGACCGGCTTCCCCTCCAACTCCACCAACATCACGCTGACTATCAACCGCATCTCAGAGGTGTCCCCCTTCTCCTTCTCTGGGCTGCACCGCCTGACGGAGGTCGACCTCAGGTGTAACTGCGTGCCTGTCAGGCTTGGACCCAAGGACCGAGTGTGCACCAAGCCCCCGAAGGTAATGACAGGCGCGTTCTCCTCGTTGCCAGCACTGAGGTCGTTGTACCTGGATGGtaaccaactggctggaatacCGCAAGGGCTGCCCCTTGCCCTCACCTTACTCAGCCTGGAGGCCAACAGCATCTTCTCCCTGGGCAAGGCGAACCTTTCGGAGCTGGCCAACCTCGAGAGCATCTACCTTGGCCAGAACTGCTACTACCGCAACCCTTGTAACACTACCTACCGGATTGAACCGGACACTTTCTACAATCTGAAACGCCTCGCCGTCCTGTCGCTCAAGGACAACAATCTGACCCACGTCCCCCGACGACTGCCCCAGAGCTTACGGCAGCTTTTGCTGTACAACAACATGATCCGGCAGATCGACGAGCAGGATTTCGCCGACTTGGTCGAATTGGAAATCCTGGACTTGAGTGGGAACTGCCCCCGTTGTTACAACGCCCCGTTCCCTTGCCAGCCCTGCCCTTCCCCGGGACATATAGAAATCCCTGCCAATGCTTTCGATACACTGCAAAAGCTTAGGATCCTGAGGCTCCACAGTAACTCGCTGACCTCCGTGAACAGATCTTGGTTCAAATACACCACTAACCTGAAAATGTTGGACCTCTCTCAGAATTTCCTGGTGAAGGAAATATCCACGGCCTCATTCTTGAGTTACCTCAGCAACCTGGAGGAGATAGACCTGTCCTTCAACTACCAACTGAAGGTGTACCCCAAGTATCTAAACTTGTCCTTCACCTTCTCACACCTTCAGTCCCTGCAGAGCCTGAAGCTCCGCGGCTACGTGTTCAGGGATCTGAAGAGCGAGAACCTCAAGCCCCTGCAGGGACTCGACAAACTCAAGCTCTTGGATCTAGGCACCAACTTCATCAAGGTAGCCGACCTCCAGCTCTTCAGCCAGCTCCGCACCTTGCAGGTCATCAACCTCTCGGAGAATAAGATCTCGCCCTCCTCCACCAAGTCGGAGGGCGGCTCTTGCGGGCCGAACGGCCGCTCGCAGCAGGACCTTGGACTGTTTTACGGATCTCCGGACCAGCTGCGTTACTTTCGCTACGACGAGTACGGCCGGAGTTGCAAGTCCAAGAACAGAGAGTATTACCACCTGTCGCCGGTCACCCAAAGCGAATGCAACCGCCACCTTTCCACCTTGGACTTGAGTAGGAACAACATCTTCTACATCAGCCCGACGCAGTTCGAGAACCTGTCTTTTGTTCGATGCCTGAACCTTTCGGGCAATGCTGTCAGCCAAGCACTCAACGGTTCCGAGTTccgctccctccctcacctgcggTACCTGGACCTCTCCAACAACCGCATCGACCTCCTCTACGAGTCCGCCTTCCAGGAGCTGCGGGAACTGCAAGTGTTGGATCTCAGCAACAACAACCACTACTTCCAAATGGAAGGCTTGACCCACAGTTTGAACTTCATCCACAGCCTGGGGAATCTCTCCAAACTCATCATGAACGAGAATGACATCTACTCGTCGGCCGACGCTCAGCTGAACAGCAAATCTCTGAGTGTGCTGGAGTTCCGATCCAACCAGTTGGACTACATGTGGAGCGACGGTAATAACATGTACATTGGGTTCTTTGAGAACCTCTCCAATCTGAGCCGCCTCGATCTCTCGGGCAACAGACTGAAATTCATCCCTCCTGGAGTCTTCAGTCGCCTGCCCCCCGTCCTGAAGGAGCTGGTGTTGAGTGATAACGAGCTCCGGAGCTTCAACTGGGGTAGGCTTTACCTGCTGAGCCGGTTGGAGGTCCTGGACCTCGGGAACAACCTGCTGAGCACCGTGCCCCGTGTGCTGTCCAACTGCACCCGGACCCTGCGAGTCTTCAACCTCACCCGCAATCAGATCTCCAAGCTGACCAAGGACTTCCTCCAGGGCGCCACTTCCCTGCAGTACCTGGACCTGAGCTACAATAAACTGAGGACCTTCCAGGCGTCCAGTTTCCCGGACAGCGCGGTCAGACACCTCCGGGAGCTGCGGCTGGACGGTAACCAGTTCCTCTGTACCTGCGACGCCGCATGGTTTGTCTGGTGGATCAACCGCACCACGGTCTACATCCCCCGCCTGGCCACCGACGTCACCTGCGCCTCGCCTAAAGCCCATCGCAGCCACAGCGTGGTAACAGTCGACTTGCACTCCTGCGAGTTGGACTACCTTAGCATTTCCCTCTACTCTTTCTCCGCCGTGACCACCCTCTTGCTGCTTGTGACCTCCATCGCCGGCCACCTGTTCGGCTGGGACGTTTGGTACAGCTACCACTTCTGCTTGGCCAAGTTCAAAGGCTACCGCCCCATTCCCAATGACAAGACAGTCTACGGGGCGTTCGTTGCTTATGACACCCATGACAAGGCGGTGGCGGACTGGATCCTCAATGAGTTGATACCCAATTTGGAAGATCGGGGGCAACGGCGATTCACTCTCTGCTTGGAGGAACGGGACTGGGTGCCGGGTAAACCTGTCATGGACAATCTGTCCCTGAGCATCCACCAGAGCAAGAAGACCATTTTTGTCCTCACCGACTGCTACGTGAGGTCTGGGAGCTTTAGAAATGCTTTCTACATGGCTCATCAGCGGCTGCTGGACGAGAAGGTCGATGTGATCATCTTGGTTTTCCTGGAGAAGGTCTTGCAATGCTCCAAATATGTCAGGCTGAGAAAGAGACTGTACCGGGACTCTGTTCTGAACTGGCCCTGTAACCTCCACGCCCAGCCCCTGTTCTGGCAGCGCCTGAGAAACGCATTAGCGACAGACAACCACCCACAATACAGCAAACTCTTCAGTGACATCATATAA